One genomic region from Candidatus Dependentiae bacterium encodes:
- a CDS encoding ankyrin repeat domain-containing protein: protein MKLCLYTLMLSVSVLSPLYSAHWDDEGEDRYIEYNNRQSRLAAVKNIFSHNPQHRLLGKDYKQALDDLFSTEGWAYKQEICNLIKNIIKASDSSLTEVRAYNTYFLKVAVLWRNLPLVELLLKLGTDCNVLYEKRQSPLDLAVGNKNLALVGCLLAYGAIIPEHLAGDKCIIEAQKIQNMVIKAVRSDDTVTLSNLLKKDIYINNEVKEYMYQKLIKAIEQDSIEDLRFLIRGGFSLSVCDKIGNTLLHTALQLGSVKCVQYLVAFLHIKYRAINSFLNKVNKVGLTPIGIAVNSPKMLQLLLGLQADLPEIDLAIPAKSRCTIS from the coding sequence ATGAAATTGTGCTTATATACCCTCATGTTAAGTGTATCTGTTTTGTCTCCACTGTATAGCGCACACTGGGATGATGAAGGTGAGGATCGCTATATTGAGTATAATAACAGACAAAGTCGCTTAGCAGCAGTAAAAAATATATTTAGTCATAATCCTCAGCACAGGCTATTGGGTAAGGATTATAAACAGGCCTTGGATGATCTATTTTCAACTGAGGGTTGGGCTTATAAACAAGAAATTTGTAATTTAATCAAAAATATAATTAAAGCAAGTGATAGTTCCTTGACTGAAGTTCGTGCATATAACACCTATTTCTTAAAAGTGGCAGTGCTCTGGAGAAATTTACCTTTAGTAGAACTTTTGCTTAAATTAGGTACTGATTGTAATGTGCTTTATGAAAAGCGGCAGTCTCCTCTTGACCTTGCAGTGGGGAATAAAAACCTTGCGCTTGTTGGCTGCTTACTTGCATATGGAGCAATTATACCTGAGCATTTAGCTGGCGATAAGTGTATAATTGAAGCTCAAAAAATACAAAATATGGTTATTAAGGCTGTTCGAAGCGATGACACTGTAACTTTAAGTAATCTTTTAAAAAAAGACATCTATATAAACAATGAAGTTAAAGAATACATGTATCAAAAACTTATTAAAGCTATAGAGCAAGATTCAATTGAAGATTTAAGGTTTTTAATTAGAGGTGGTTTTAGCCTATCTGTTTGTGATAAAATAGGTAATACACTGTTGCATACAGCTTTACAACTAGGAAGTGTAAAATGTGTACAGTATCTTGTTGCATTTTTACACATAAAATACAGAGCAATAAACAGTTTTTTAAATAAGGTAAATAAAGTTGGTTTAACACCAATTGGTATAGCTGTAAACAGCCCAAAAATGCTACAATTACTTTTAGGTCTCCAAGCGGATTTGCCCGAGATTGATTTAGCTATACCTGCTAAAAGCAGATGTACTATTTCTTAA